The sequence GGTCCGCCACGGCTACCACTGGCCGCTGGACGTGCTGGGCAGCTGGTGCCTGAGCGCGGTGCTGCTGACCGCGCTCGGCGCCCTGCCGGGGTTCAGCCGAAGGAGCCGCCGGTTCAGCCGAAGTAGCCGTCGAACGTCTTCTGGAACTCCCAGTTCGCGTAGCGGTCCCAGTTGATCGACCAGGTCATCAGGCCGCGCAGATCCGGCCAGGTGCCATGGGTGGTGTACGAGCCGCAATTGGTCTTCTTCGTCAGGCAGTCCAGGGTCTTGGTGACCTCGGACGGGGCGACGTAGCCGTTGCCCGCGTTGGTGGAGGCGGGCATGCCGATCGCGACCTGGTCGGGGCGCAGCGGCGGGAAGACGTTGTTCGGGTCGCCGGCCACCGGGAAGCCGGTGAGCAGCATGTCGGTCATGGCGATGTGGAAGTCGGCGCCGCCCATGGAGTGGTACTGGTTGTCCAGGCCCATGATCGGGCCGGAGTTGTAGTCCTGGACGTGCAGCAGGGTGAGGTCGTCGCGCAGGGCGTAGATCACCGGGAGGTAGGCGCCGCAGCGCGGGTCCTGGCCGCCCCACTTGCCGGTGCCGTAGTACTGGTAGCCGTTCTGCACGAAGAAGGTCTCCGGGGCCATGGTCAGCACGAACTTTGCGCCGTACTCGGCCTTCAGGGTCTTCAGCGCCGAGATGAGGTTGACGATCACGGGCGTGGTGGGGTTCTTGAAGTCCGTGTCGCCGGTGTCCAGGGACAGCGAGTGGCCCTCGAAGTCGATGTCGAGGCCGTCGAGGCCGTAGGTGTCGATGATCTTCGAGACGGAGGAGACGAAGGCGTCCCGGGCCGCCGTGGTGGTCAGCTGGACCTGGCCGTTCTGGCCGCCGATGGAGATCAGCACCTTCTTGCCGGCCGCCTGCTTGGCCTTGATCGCCGCCTTGAAGTCGGCGTCGCTCTCGGCGTTCGGGCAGTCCGTGACCGGGCAGCGGGTGAACTCCACGTCCCCGGAGGTCGGCGAGGTGGGCTCGGCGAAGGCCAGGTCGATGACGTCCCAGCTGTCGGGGACGTCCGCGAGCCGGGTGTATCCGGAGCCGTTGGCGAAGCTGGCGTGGAGGTAGCCGACGAGGGCGTGGGCCGGGAGACCGGCGGAGCCGCCGCCCGGGTCGCCGCCCGTCCCGCCGGTGCTCGTGGTCACCACCACCGCCGCCGACTTCGCGGACTCCCCCGCGCCGTCGACCGCCGTGACCTGGAAGCTGTACGCCGTCGAGGCGGTGAGCCCCGTGACGGTGGCCGACGTCCCGCTCGCGCTCTGGACCTTGACGCCGTCGCGGTAGACCGCGTACCCCGTGGCGCCGCTCACCGCCGACCAGGACAGGGCGACGGACGAGGAGGTGACCGAGGAGGCGGTCAACCCGGCCGGTACGGCGGGCGGTTGGGTGGTGCCGCCGCTGCCGCCGGGGCCGGTGAGGGAGAGGTCGTCGGCGTCGTAGGCACCGGTGCCGTACCAACCGTGGGTGTACACCGTGACCTTGGTGGTCGAGGGCCCGGTGGTGAAGGTGGTGCTCAGCTTCTGCCAGTCCGGCGCCGACTGGGTCCAGGTGGAGACGTCGGTGGTGCCGGTGCCGCTCGCGCCCAGGTAGACGTACGAGCCCCGGACGTAACCGGCCAGCGTGTACTGGGAGTTGGGCTGGACGCTCACCGTCTGGGCGCACTGGGCGTTGTCGCTGCCCGCCGGGGCGGCCTGGAGCGCGGAACTACCGCTGTGCACAGGCGAGTTGACGGTCGTACCGGAGGAGGCGGAGCAGGTCCAGCCGGACAGGCCGGACTCGAAGCCGCCGTTCTGGAGCACGTCCGCGTCGGCCGCGCGGGCGGCCGACGAGAGCGCGGTGAGGCCGGGCACGGCGAGGGCCGTGGCCGCGAGGAGGGCGAGCAGGGGTCTGGAGCGGTCCACGAAGACCTCCGGGCAGGGGGGAGTTGGAGGGTGGAACGGCACTCAATTTGGTCCAGACCAATCCTGGTGTCAAGACATGCGCGCGCTACCCGTCCTCCCCCGCCCCCAGCACCAGGCGCGCCGCCGCCTCGTGCATCGCCAGCTCCAGCAGCGCCGCGTCGGTCAGCGTGCCCGATCCGTCCGGCGGCACCAGCCAACGCACCCCCCGGCTCGCCCGGCCCGGATGCGGTACGACGATCCAGGTGCCGTTCCCGGCGGTGCGCACCCCCGTGCCGAGCCAGCGCTCCGCGGTACCCGGCGCCACGAAGAACCCGATCCGGTTGTCGCCGAAGTCGGCGAGCACCGGGCCGGGCCGGCCGAGCATCCGGGTCAGCACGTCCAGCGTCGGATGGCCCAGATGGGCCGGGAGGATCAGCACGTCCCAGGCCCGGCCCGCGGGCAGCAGCGCGACCCCGTGCGGATTGCGCTCCCACTCCCGGCGGCACCCCCGGGGATCCGGTGCCACAGATGCCAGCCACTCCACCGCCGTCTTCGTCCCACCCATGAGCAGGCCTCCCGCTCTCCTCGGTGCGCGACGCTCTCGCGTCGCCTCGGGGGGAGAGAGGGAGGCCGTACCGGAGCATTACGCGGGTTCCGGCGCCCTTACGGAGTGACCTGGGTCACGCGAACTAACTGTCGAAGCCGAGGCCCAGCTTGTCCATCGTGCGCAGCCACAGGTTCCGGCGGCCGCCGTGGGCGTCCGCACGGGCCAGCGACCACTTGGTGAGGGCGATGCCGGTCCAGGCGAACGGCTCGGGCGGGAACGGCAGCGGCCGCTTGCGCACCATCTCCAGCTCGGTGCGCTCGGTGCGCTCCCCGTCCAGCAGGTCGAGCATCACGTCCGCGCCGAAGCGGGTCGCGCCGACGCCGAGGCCGGTGAAGCCCGCCGCGTACGCCACCTTGTCCT is a genomic window of Streptomyces sp. WP-1 containing:
- a CDS encoding chitinase, with translation MDRSRPLLALLAATALAVPGLTALSSAARAADADVLQNGGFESGLSGWTCSASSGTTVNSPVHSGSSALQAAPAGSDNAQCAQTVSVQPNSQYTLAGYVRGSYVYLGASGTGTTDVSTWTQSAPDWQKLSTTFTTGPSTTKVTVYTHGWYGTGAYDADDLSLTGPGGSGGTTQPPAVPAGLTASSVTSSSVALSWSAVSGATGYAVYRDGVKVQSASGTSATVTGLTASTAYSFQVTAVDGAGESAKSAAVVVTTSTGGTGGDPGGGSAGLPAHALVGYLHASFANGSGYTRLADVPDSWDVIDLAFAEPTSPTSGDVEFTRCPVTDCPNAESDADFKAAIKAKQAAGKKVLISIGGQNGQVQLTTTAARDAFVSSVSKIIDTYGLDGLDIDFEGHSLSLDTGDTDFKNPTTPVIVNLISALKTLKAEYGAKFVLTMAPETFFVQNGYQYYGTGKWGGQDPRCGAYLPVIYALRDDLTLLHVQDYNSGPIMGLDNQYHSMGGADFHIAMTDMLLTGFPVAGDPNNVFPPLRPDQVAIGMPASTNAGNGYVAPSEVTKTLDCLTKKTNCGSYTTHGTWPDLRGLMTWSINWDRYANWEFQKTFDGYFG